In Diorhabda carinulata isolate Delta chromosome 6, icDioCari1.1, whole genome shotgun sequence, a single genomic region encodes these proteins:
- the LOC130896055 gene encoding testis-specific serine/threonine-protein kinase 1-like, whose product MAPGLSLRESEELTLSSRGYRLLQKLGEGSYAQVFLAEFIGSNTASDDKEKTPKFLACKIVDISKAPADFVKKFLPRELDILVRISHPHIIHIHSIFQRKQKYFIFMRHAENGDLLEYILKKGPISEAQSRVWFRQVTLAVQYLHDMDIAHRDLKCENCLITNNFNLKLADFGFSRFVTDSHGRKLTSTTYCGSLSYAAPEVLRGMPYYPKNADVWSLGIILYIMVNKAMPFDDTNVKRLNEQQLNRRWKFRPKVVDALSEQIKSLVVHLLEPEITKRYRIEDILNSDWISMDPRLKMMSQAEEAALAQAQIDRRHYIEQLSKKVHEKKLSQNEEIKIFKTNELEEDKKTTSSASALT is encoded by the coding sequence ATGGCCCCCGGTCTCTCGCTTCGAGAATCAGAAGAACTCACCCTGTCCTCTCGAGGATACCGCCTTCTGCAGAAATTAGGAGAAGGATCCTACGCCCAGGTATTTCTAGCCGAATTCATCGGCAGCAACACGGCGTCGGACGACAAAGAGAAAACCCCCAAATTCCTCGCTTGCAAGATAGTCGACATAAGCAAAGCCCCCGCGGACTTCGTCAAAAAGTTCCTGCCCAGAGAACTCGACATACTGGTCAGAATAAGCCACCCGCACATAATACACATACACAGCATATTCCAAAGGAAGCAAAAGTATTTCATCTTCATGCGGCACGCCGAAAACGGCGACCTCCTGGAGTACATACTGAAAAAGGGGCCGATATCGGAGGCCCAGAGCCGAGTGTGGTTCCGACAAGTCACGTTGGCCGTGCAGTACTTGCACGACATGGACATCGCCCATCGCGACCTCAAGTGCGAAAACTGTTTGATCACCAACAATTTCAACCTGAAATTGGCCGATTTCGGGTTTTCGCGCTTCGTCACCGACTCCCACGGCAGGAAATTGACGAGCACCACGTACTGCGGTTCGCTGTCGTACGCCGCGCCCGAAGTCCTCAGAGGCATGCCCTATTACCCGAAGAACGCCGACGTCTGGTCCCTGGGCATCATCCTCTACATCATGGTGAACAAGGCGATGCCCTTCGACGACACCAACGTCAAGAGGTTGAACGAACAGCAGCTGAACCGCCGATGGAAGTTCCGGCCCAAGGTCGTGGACGCGCTCTCCGAGCAAATCAAATCGCTGGTCGTCCATCTGCTCGAACCGGAAATAACGAAGCGGTACCGCATCGAGGACATTTTGAATTCGGATTGGATATCGATGGATCCGCGCCTGAAGATGATGAGCCAGGCGGAGGAGGCGGCGTTGGCGCAAGCGCAAATCGACAGGAGACATTATATCGAGCAGTTGAGCAAGAAGGTTCACGAAAAGAAACTGTCCCAAaacgaagaaatcaaaatattcaaaacgaACGAATTGGAAGAGGATAAGAAGACGACGAGCAGCGCGTCCGCTTTAACTTGA